A window of Mytilus edulis chromosome 10, xbMytEdul2.2, whole genome shotgun sequence contains these coding sequences:
- the LOC139492329 gene encoding cerebellin-1-like, whose translation MLLCVVCLLCIVFTSSTDQELHTLIQRMEKKIAMLEMELSDLRLWKSDIEKNSKEHLRKERLLMQQAGFESGVAFSAYISKSFKAASFGNSREIVYDKIECNVGNGYDNNTGTFRAPIKGTYAFTWSVCGSGVDQGEIGVEILINNQIHGSVWVDSEQVSDEDCSTGFVIQTLNAGDVVFTRSHSTGALQGSVRSDQFMRTTFSGWVLF comes from the exons ATGTTGTTGTGTGTAGTTTGTCTGCTTTGTATTGTTTTTACCAGTTCCACTGATCAGGAGCTTCACACGTTAATCCAAAGAATGGAAAAGAAAATTGCAATGCTGGAAATGGAATTGTCCGACTTGCGATTATGGAAATCAGACATTGAAAAAAACTCTAAAG AACACCTTCGAAAAGAAAGACTATTAATGCAACAGGCAGGCTTTGAATCTGGAGTGGCCTTCTCTGCATACATATCTAAATCGTTCAAAGCTGCGTCTTTTGGAAATAGCAGGGAAATTGTATACGACAAAATTGAGTGTAATGTTGGAAATGGTTATGATAACAACACTGGAACATTTAGAGCGCCTATTAAAGGAACGTATGCATTTACATGGTCAGTTTGTGGGTCGGGTGTTGATCAAGGCGAAATAGGAGttgaaatattaataaacaatCAAATTCATGGATCAGTCTGGGTAGATTCAGAGCAAGTTAGTGATGAAGATTGTTCTACCGGGTTTGTTATACAAACCCTGAATGCTGGAGATGTTGTTTTTACCAGATCACATTCTACAGGAGCTTTGCAAGGAAGTGTAAGAAGTGATCAGTTCATGAGAACAACATTCTCAGGATgggttttgttttga